gtatttttcttattttgataATAATGAAAGGAAATCTGTTAAGTTTGTGTTCGGTTATGATAATTCAGCTGATACTTATAAGGTAGTGATGTTGCGGTCGGGTTGTGAGAGTGATCCTGAATCAAAAGTCAGTGTGAAAACGTTTAGTTTGGGTGATAATGGTTGGAGAAACATTCAGAGTTTTCCTGTGGTTCCGCTTCAATTGGTTTTTGATCCGAGGGAGAATGATGGTGTTCCGAGGGAGAATGATGGTGTTTATCTGAGTGGCAGTATTAATTGGTTAGCCTATCGTGATGAGGATAACCTTAGGAAGGATAATCCGGTTGAGAAATATGTGATTGTTTCTCTTGATCTTGGTAAGGAGACAAACAGGCAGTTTTTGCTCCCGGAAGGTTTTGAGAAGGAGTCATATGTAGGGCCAAGTGTTTGTGTGTTGAAAGACTCGCTTTGTTTATGTCATGATTTGGATTTGACGGATTTTGTTATATGGCAGATGACGGGATTTGGAGATGAGAAGTCTTGGACTCAGTTTCTTAAATTTAGTTACCACAGTGTTCGAATGAATTATGAATTTGGACGTCCGCATTTGAAATTGATGCCTTTGCATCTATCTGAGAATGGTGAAACTGTGGTATTAGCGAACAACCGACAACACCGAGTAATTCTCTATAACATGAGAAATAACAGAGCAAGGAAAACTATACTTAATACTAAGATATGTTGGCCCTCCCTCAAGGATTATGTTGAAAGCTTGGTTTCAACTTCTTGAAAATAAGTTCCTATCTAATAATTTCTACACTTGGGTGAATTTATGTTACTTTATGTACTTGGTATCGAATTTGTTTCAATTGTGTGATCATTTGATTTACCTCAAAATTGTCATAAATATGTTGAATCAATGGATTTATCCTATTACCATGTCTAGAAGTTTGTTATCTGTGTATATTTTTAGCATATAATGTTTTTGCAAATCAATAATGATGTTGATTCAAGTACTTGGTTTCATTTGTAATTATTTCTTTAACTCTGTCTTCGATATGCCGAATTAATTACGCCCATAACAATTTATAACTATTTTGCAAGtgagaattgtttatttctaTGCGTAATAATGATATATTTCTATAGATTCTAGTTTTTATTAACACAAAAACCCTTGTATCACATGTAGCGCAGTTGTATTATTGCTTCAGAGTAGAAGCTAACTTTTGTCATAAAGGGATATGACTATGCACTTTTGGGGATTAGGCCTTCACTTTTCTATGGTCCCGGTTCTTTTTGTGTTTTGATGTTTCATTCTCTTGCTTAACaagatttatttttcaattatagaTCCACAACCTCAACTTTGAACAAACTCAACGTCATTCTCTTGCCCAACAGGGTTTCTTTTTGAACTATAGATCCACAACCTCAACATTGCGCAAACTCAACGTCATGCTCTTACTTATACAAGGATTTCCTTGGGAATTATACAAGGATTATTTACTACTGCCATGAGTTGTTAAGAGCAAATCCAGGTTCAACTATGAAATTGAATGTCCAACCCGCTCAAGAAGGTTCTGATGATCAGAGGATAAACTTCAGAAGGCTGTACATTTGTTTTGCTGCTTGTAAGGAAAGTTTCAAATTAAGCAGGCATTTCATTGGCCTTGATCGATGTTTCTTGAAAGGACTTTGTGGAGGTCAAATCCTTGCAGCCATAGGTAGAGATCCAAATGATCAAATGTTACTCATAGCATTCGCAGTGGTGGAGAGTTAAAACAAGGATAGCTGGACATGGTTCTTGGAGTTGCTTATTGCTGACCTTGGTGGAAGGGAAGAGTGTCTCACATACACGTTTATCAGTGATCAGCAAAAGGTATGACTTGTACTCTTTTACACTTTGCATTTACATTTTGCTTATACACTTTGCTTGTGTCATAGGGATTATTGCCTGCAATGGAGGAACTTCTGCCTAGAGTAGAACAAAGATTTTGTGTCAGACATTTATACAACAACTTTAGGAAGAGGTATCCTGGAAAAAAACTAAAGGAAATCATATGGAAAGCTGCCAAGTCTACTTACTACCAAGCTTGGGAAAGTGAGATGAAGGTAATGAAGGATGTCAATGTAGAAGCATACAAGCACATGATGGGCACCCCTCCAAGATTTTGGAGTAGATCATACTTCAAGACACGTAACAAGTGTGATGTTGTTCTAAATAATATGTCAAAGGCATTCAATAGTGTCATCTTGGATTCTAGGTCTAAACCATTGATAACCATGGTGGAGGAAATCAGAACATACATGATGGAGAGATGGGCTACAAACAGGTTGAGGTTTGAAAAGCTAGCAGATGAAGAGGTGCTACCAAACATTAGAAGGAATATTGAGAAAACAAACTCATACATAAACATGTGGCTAGTCAGGTAGCACATTTCTGATTATTGTATTCAACCTCATTAGAACATTTTTTATTATTGCATTAAACCTTGATTTTAGCACATTTATGAATATTGTATGTATTGTTAGGATGTTTGATGAGCATATCTTTGAAGTGAGGCATCTTGAAAATTCTGTAGAAAAGTTCACAGTCAACTTGAAGGATAGAGTTTGTTCATGTAGAAGATGGGAGCTGACAGGCCTACCTTGTGTGCATTCACTTTCAGCCATGAAGAGTAGGAACCATGAGGTTGATGACTACATACCTGATTATTATAGAAAGTCAATATATGTTGAATTCTACAAACCTGTTATTTTTCCTGTTAATGGCTCTAATCTTTGGGTAAGAACAGAGTATCCTGATGTTATGCCCCCAACATATAGGAAAATGCCTGGAAGGCCCAAAAAGAGAAGGAATTTAGAGCAAGGTGAAATTGATGGGTCTGATAGAAAAATGAGAAGGAATGGATTTATTGTTTCATGCAGCAGGTGTAAAAAACAAGGTCACAACAAGCTTACTTGTAAGGTTCCATCAACTACTCAAGCATCCTAATTAGTGCCTGCTCAAGCATCCCAACCGGTGTCTGCTCAAGCATCTCAAGCATTGCCTACTCAAGCTTCCCAACCAGTGTCTGCTCAAGCATCTCAAGCATTGCCTACTCAAGCATCCACATTAGTGCCTTTTCAAGCATCTAAGCCAGTTACCTTAAGAAAGTGACTCAAAAATCAAAGAAGTTGCCAGTTAGAAGGCCAGCTACCCGTTTCATACTACCTGGTCTTACAACAAGATTGA
The Vicia villosa cultivar HV-30 ecotype Madison, WI linkage group LG6, Vvil1.0, whole genome shotgun sequence genome window above contains:
- the LOC131611722 gene encoding uncharacterized protein LOC131611722, with product MLRSGCESDPESKVSVKTFSLGDNGWRNIQSFPVVPLQLVFDPRENDGVPRENDGVYLSGSINWLAYRDEDNLRKDNPVEKYVIVSLDLGKETNRQFLLPEGFEKESYVGPSVCVLKDSLCLCHDLDLTDFVIWQMTGFGDEKSWTQFLKFSYHSVRMNYEFGRPHLKLMPLHLSENGETVVLANNRQHRVILYNMRNNRARKTILNTKICWPSLKDYVESLVSTS
- the LOC131611723 gene encoding uncharacterized protein LOC131611723, with translation MVEEIRTYMMERWATNRLRFEKLADEEVLPNIRRNIEKTNSYINMWLVRMFDEHIFEVRHLENSVEKFTVNLKDRVCSCRRWELTGLPCVHSLSAMKSRNHEVDDYIPDYYRKSIYVEFYKPVIFPVNGSNLWVRTEYPDVMPPTYRKMPGRPKKRRNLEQGEIDGSDRKMRRNGFIVSCSRCKKQGHNKLTCKVPSTTQAS